GTTTTCATTTTGGTCATTAGGCGGGCTATAACGGCTGCCAGTATCGCTGCGCCGGCGGTTATCACCAGGTATTCGGGATGTTCAACCCAGCTCATGGGATAGTGGTTAAACAGGATATTGCGTACGGTGCCGCCGCCCAAGGCGGTTACCCAGGCGATGATGCAAACGCCCACCCAATCCATATCCCTGCGTCCGGCAGATAGGGCGGCGGTCATGGCTTCGGCAATAATAGCTATGATGTATAGTATGTGTAGCATGGCAGGCAGGTGTTTAACAAATATAGCTAATTTGTTTTCTATCAAAAAGCCAAGATTCTTTCTCTCCAGTGCAAACGCATCCGAATAGCTAATGGAATGAGCGATATAAGCATCAAACGACACCCTGTTTTTATTGGCTGATCCTGGTTAAATGATCCGGTTACCGAAGGGACTTGTATTAGCCAGCAACAGGCAAAAGTATTAGAATACGCCTAAATTGCGCTCAGTTTAGTGTTAACCATGATAAAATATAAGATATTGATTATCAAATATTTATAAATATTTTTTCCGAAATGTGTTAAGTTATGTTAACCCAATCAGAGGCGTTTGACCCGTCCTGAAATAACTATACAGATTTGTGAGTTAATCCTGTAAACACTATACAGGTTCTTTTTTTAAAGATAAAGTTAAATAACTTGTTGTTTGTTTGTTGTGTTGGAATGTGGGAAACTCCTTCAGTTTTCCATATTTCAACACGTTTTTCTTTTTTTGCTTCTTTTTTTCTTTTTGCTGAACCTCCTCTTTTTGTTGATAACTCATCTGTCAGGCGGGTATGGCCAGCGGCTTTTCCTTCTCCCATTTGCCCGGGTATTCCTTCCAGCGTTTTTTCAGTACATCACCTTGTTCATGCGCCTGGCAAGGCGTCAGGTAGTCACAGCTTCCATGGGGCCTCAATTCGTTGTATGCCTTAATACTGCTATCGATCTTTTTATAAGTCTGCTCAAAGTTAACCGGGCTGATGTACAGGTCGAACTCCCCCTTGATGATGCCATTCATTCGTTCGGCCAGTGCATTCTCATACGGGTCACCCCGTTCAGTCATACTGATGGAAATAGTTTCGTTCCCAAGCAATTCCACATAATC
The genomic region above belongs to Mucilaginibacter sp. KACC 22773 and contains:
- a CDS encoding trimeric intracellular cation channel family protein, which produces MSFDAYIAHSISYSDAFALERKNLGFLIENKLAIFVKHLPAMLHILYIIAIIAEAMTAALSAGRRDMDWVGVCIIAWVTALGGGTVRNILFNHYPMSWVEHPEYLVITAGAAILAAVIARLMTKMKTLFLYLDALGLVVFTIIGCQIAQQINLPATIVLLSGMITGCAGGVLRDVLCNEVPLLFRKEIYASASIVTGAVYLGIEYLGASDAVAIIIACIIGLALRLLSIKYNWQMPKFVYREEWH